A genomic window from Elusimicrobiota bacterium includes:
- a CDS encoding proton-conducting transporter membrane subunit has protein sequence MLIVFFIIIPLSALILISIARHLNERILDFLAFLATLANAILSAIALKEISSKGPIVFQIGNWPLNLGINLVMDGLSVFISVTINVLALIVSIYSVEYMSKYSGKWKYYCLFMLALIGLNGVLISGDLFNLFVFSEIALMAGYILSSFNNEAENFEAAFRYAVIGSFSSMLILLAIAFIYSKFSSLSLFDLALNWNKEKTGFDIFVVILLISGFAMKAAQVPFHAWVPDAYSSAPAPIAGFYAGAMVKVLGIYVLIRLFYNVIGMDNLTLTIFSTLGVVSIIIGVILALYQWDFKRLLAYHSISQLGYIVLGIGLGTPLGIIGGLFHLLNHSVFKPLLFLNAGSIGYSAGTKNLNDLGGLAQKMPVTGTTSMIASLSIAGIPPLNGFWSKLIIIVACIQSQHYWLAFFAVIGSILTLSSFLKVQRYIFYGHLKEAWNDIKEVPFLMTLPMTILAICCIFLGILLLPGIYEHFLGLAVNSVLAGKEYAMILGVIK, from the coding sequence ATGTTAATAGTTTTTTTTATCATTATACCTTTATCAGCACTTATTCTTATTTCCATAGCAAGGCATTTAAATGAACGTATACTTGATTTTCTTGCTTTTTTGGCGACTCTTGCTAATGCTATTTTGTCGGCCATAGCTCTTAAAGAAATTTCCTCAAAAGGCCCGATTGTTTTCCAAATAGGCAATTGGCCCTTAAATTTGGGTATTAATCTTGTTATGGACGGTTTGAGCGTTTTCATATCCGTTACAATAAATGTTCTCGCATTAATTGTTTCAATTTATTCCGTTGAATATATGAGTAAATATTCCGGAAAATGGAAATATTATTGCCTTTTTATGCTGGCTTTGATCGGCCTTAACGGTGTTTTGATCTCGGGAGATTTATTTAATCTTTTTGTGTTCAGCGAAATCGCCCTAATGGCAGGATATATACTCTCGTCTTTTAATAACGAGGCGGAAAATTTTGAAGCGGCTTTTAGATACGCGGTAATAGGTTCATTTTCTTCAATGCTGATTCTTTTGGCAATAGCTTTTATTTACTCCAAATTTTCGTCGTTAAGTCTTTTTGATCTAGCACTGAACTGGAATAAAGAAAAAACTGGTTTTGATATTTTTGTAGTTATACTTTTAATCAGCGGATTTGCCATGAAAGCTGCCCAAGTGCCTTTTCATGCCTGGGTTCCCGATGCTTATTCATCAGCTCCCGCGCCCATAGCAGGTTTTTATGCAGGCGCGATGGTAAAGGTTTTAGGGATTTATGTTTTAATACGTTTATTTTACAACGTAATCGGCATGGACAATCTTACCCTTACCATATTTTCAACATTGGGGGTTGTTTCAATAATAATTGGAGTAATTCTTGCTTTGTATCAATGGGATTTTAAAAGATTGCTTGCATATCATTCAATAAGCCAGCTGGGATATATAGTTCTTGGAATAGGGCTCGGAACGCCGCTGGGGATAATAGGAGGATTATTTCATCTATTAAATCATTCGGTTTTTAAGCCGCTGCTTTTTTTGAATGCCGGAAGCATCGGATATTCCGCAGGGACAAAAAATCTTAACGATCTGGGCGGCCTTGCTCAAAAAATGCCGGTAACCGGAACCACTTCTATGATTGCCTCGCTTTCTATAGCGGGGATTCCGCCGTTGAACGGATTTTGGAGCAAGTTAATCATCATAGTGGCCTGCATTCAATCGCAACATTATTGGCTGGCTTTTTTTGCTGTTATCGGAAGCATTTTAACTCTTTCTTCTTTCTTAAAAGTGCAGCGTTATATCTTTTACGGGCATTTAAAAGAAGCATGGAATGACATTAAAGAAGTGCCGTTTTTGATGACGCTTCCTATGACCATCTTAGCCATTTGTTGCATATTTTTAGGAATTTTATTATTGCCCGGAATTTACGAACATTTCCTAGGCCTTGCGGTAAATTCAGTATTGGCAGGGAAAGAGTATGCAATGATTTTAGGAGTAATCAAATGA
- a CDS encoding sodium:proton antiporter has product MIEYFLCLILFSVGLYAVFVKRNLLKIIIGIAIMGYAVNLLFILIGYKINGEVPIIEQAGQNFVDPLAQAFVLITVIIGLSVTVLLVSLAMRLYEKYGTLDVDEMKKLKG; this is encoded by the coding sequence ATGATAGAATATTTCTTGTGCCTGATATTGTTTTCTGTGGGGCTGTATGCTGTTTTTGTAAAACGTAATTTACTGAAAATAATTATCGGTATAGCGATAATGGGTTATGCCGTTAACTTGCTTTTCATCCTCATAGGATACAAAATAAACGGTGAAGTGCCGATTATTGAACAAGCCGGCCAAAATTTCGTTGATCCGTTGGCCCAGGCTTTTGTCCTGATTACCGTTATTATAGGCCTGTCTGTTACTGTTCTTCTGGTCTCCCTAGCAATGAGGCTTTATGAAAAATACGGGACACTTGATGTAGATGAAATGAAAAAATTAAAAGGATGA